A genome region from Eremothecium cymbalariae DBVPG#7215 chromosome 4, complete sequence includes the following:
- the CAT8 gene encoding DNA-binding transcription factor CAT8 (similar to Ashbya gossypii ABL121C), producing MSGNIGKKDKDTYGPRIIRTLGSQALGGHIRGGHGSQGNNTRMVSGSQPSSLSESPISVDVGALQDEAHGGSQSSQQGQQKQQLVQQLGQQLGQVRGALSPTMVQASATPGSTPLSSMTPMSYRVAQACDRCRSKKTRCDGKRPQCSQCAAVGFECKISDKLSRRAFPRGYTETLEERVRELEAENRRLVALCDLKEEQLRLVSKYSAGSVGVGVGGPVTAGTTVGNRSSVNGAVNESASSTVGSIATAGSTAGLAHQNKKCAGSDSTTPEEDRILQQLSKSDGGTLRVSSTNLYLLNKKTSGQQQLLLPGSANKSEAFPIQPDSYKLQQRSQSTASSHVADSDNPAEFQKEHLQPRTLPNIPVASTAIPSAPPGVTAYSLANLNDPTSISFEQDQAPGLSAVKALSTMANHEQSSQLATLVAMSIPRTTEEILFVPQLLARIGQVHGFTSKQCLYTASVLASLKEIVPYQTSPELELLRSKSLWEIDDVDSFLSKGLRFSFPSATSAENNNEEPGCGVTTRAVADNTSANTTAVSTSTTNAAETTAAVNTTGARNADDDGTATATTNTTNSEIDIATTKVGGSRKSTAYPSGLSFQECDEMIHLFFDEWYSLIPIFDKSEFDNYWQKFKENVSTPEFFTSGDTIFAKRHKSISYKIFACLLVTVVQMGLMTKVKRENLGRRHKLNILMTYYDRALSHIITNPYFGSNSTSIQSLQLLSLLLFYFLNVGDISNIYELRGKVVSFAQQLRLHRCPSAVLGGDGCTVSRIQQGERRVLFWGVYYLDVFASLQLGVPRLLKDHEIECALPVSSDSDRQVNLAGQMISLEGKMSPFSLSVIRFSKVLGNVLDSIFKRGMTISITKEVALVHENALDNWRHGLPDGLRFQLDVNGTINMDEFNQLKHEYLNNDNSKFNKENFIFMTLYFLAKSMIHIPVVAGKPPVDTSVQEKNDPAISRQADRSSSSYILLQQATNTFLNVLTSMRTAYLPLPINISRAKTRFGLFSARGSLEYTKGGALFQDNKSLLLNLIKELEVDRKLGIPGTISWHSLKLFDMAINLILQPPNTKPEKEEKLLQKKISYYNKLIDHSVGMHASVITSAAIQHQRQQQQQQQQQQQQQQLHYKENKGNGAKRKPEIGSSTTTNMSLNKRVKMEEPSVKIPTSNGPLSALHEDDSEMLGKSLRSNTIVSDVPTGQKMESEIPVSMSATNAIAEAFQLDPVLHATPFSSTDLTSFLNGEVVTNASMFADTMHTTGIGGGLTDVSGHNGLPSNNSLLNMSSIGFGIGSGPSLANLSSKDGLFKVPSNGDFLKDYYSGMSSAQLASLFVNGNTENALQKPTDHRRYQPSQSQGQQLHLQPHPEPQRQRQQQQQQHPDHQRYPLEDEPGICEQSKIRTEKKNQQQGYGFVVDASLGLASLLGWSPKPGNDDAIILGSDPKDDSEPKLNTARSFTTVNKLDMIPTLMSTTKSTTTAPSDAGLPSSIRPNQNPASIKLVQNPLPLSTRKQFAQAGNPSRYPFSPDLLQEDGMLTINTRSPRGPRRYWNNTASSTDQPQIHKNNTQQQSQQLDDNINDLFKWQNSG from the coding sequence ATGTCAGGGAATATTGGAAAGAAGGATAAAGATACATATGGCCCTCGGATTATACGTACTTTGGGTTCTCAGGCGTTGGGTGGGCATATTCGTGGAGGCCATGGATCGCAGGGAAATAATACCAGGATGGTTAGTGGGAGTCAGCCGTCTTCGTTATCTGAGTCGCCAATTAGTGTTGATGTTGGAGCGTTGCAGGATGAAGCTCATGGGGGCTCTCAGTCATCACAACAGGGgcagcagaagcagcagctggTGCAGCAGCTAGGGCAGCAGTTAGGGCAGGTTCGTGGCGCATTATCGCCGACAATGGTGCAGGCTTCTGCTACGCCAGGGTCGACACCGTTGTCTAGTATGACCCCGATGAGTTATAGGGTTGCGCAGGCTTGTGATCGCTGTCGGTCCAAGAAGACAAGATGTGATGGAAAAAGGCCTCAGTGTTCGCAATGTGCAGCGGTGGGTTTTGAGTGTAAGATCAGCGATAAGCTATCACGGCGGGCGTTCCCTAGAGGCTACACGGAGACACTTGAGGAGAGAGTACGGGAGCTAGAAGCGGAGAATAGAAGACTGGTAGCGCTGTGCGATCTCAAGGAGGAACAGCTGCGATTGGTTTCCAAGTATAGTGCAGGAAGTGTTGGTGTCGGTGTTGGAGGCCCTGTTACTGCTGGTACTACTGTTGGTAACAGGAGCAGCGTTAATGGAGCAGTCAATGAAAGTGCCTCTAGTACGGTAGGAAGTATAGCCACTGCCGGATCAACAGCGGGGCTGGCTcatcaaaacaaaaaatgtGCTGGCTCAGACAGCACGACTCCTGAAGAGGATAGAATTCTCCAGCAGCTTTCCAAGTCAGACGGTGGAACCCTTCGTGTGAGCTCCACAAACCTTTACTTACTGAATAAGAAGACCTCAGGGCAGCAACAGCTGCTGCTTCCGGGTTCAGCAAACAAAAGTGAAGCCTTTCCAATACAACCAGATTCATATAAGCTACAGCAGCGTTCACAATCAACTGCGTCTTCACATGTTGCAGATTCCGATAACCCTGCCgaattccaaaaagaaCATCTTCAACCTCGAACTCTACCAAATATACCAGTGGCATCTACAGCTATTCCGTCAGCGCCTCCTGGTGTTACTGCATACTCATTGGCGAACCTCAATGATCCTACTTCTATTTCGTTTGAGCAAGATCAGGCCCCAGGTCTGTCTGCAGTGAAGGCTTTAAGTACTATGGCTAACCATGAACAGAGCTCGCAATTAGCTACCCTTGTGGCCATGTCCATACCCCGCACAACTGAAGAAATTTTGTTCGTACCACAACTATTAGCCCGTATCGGCCAAGTTCACGGGTTTACCTCGAAGCAATGCCTTTACACAGCCTCTGTTCTAGCTTCACTAAAGGAAATTGTACCCTACCAGACCTCTCCGGAGTTAGAATTACTAAGATCAAAAAGCCTCTGggaaattgatgatgtaGATTCTTTCTTATCAAAGGGATTACGTTTCAGCTTCCCCAGCGCTACGAGCGCGgagaataataatgaagaacCTGGCTGCGGGGTCACAACCCGCGCTGTAGCGGATAACACTAGCGCGAATACTACTGCAGTATCTACCTCCACAACTAATGCTGCTGAAactactgctgctgtcaATACTACCGGTGCACGTAATGCAGATGACGATGGCACCGCGACGGCGACCACTAATACCACTAATAGTGAGATTGATATAGCGACCACTAAAGTCGGTGGCTCGAGGAAATCTACTGCATACCCATCAGGTCTTTCGTTCCAAGAATGTGATGAAATGATTCATCTATTCTTTGATGAATGGTATAGTCTTATTCCTATTTTTGACAAGTCTGAATTTGACAACTATTGGCAAAAGTTTAAAGAAAATGTCTCCACCCCAGAATTCTTCACTTCAGGTGATACAATATTCGCTAAACGTCACAAGTCCATATCTTACAAGATCTTTGCATGCCTGCTTGTTACCGTTGTCCAGATGGGGTTAATGACAAAGGTAAAACGTGAAAACTTGGGCCGCAGACACAAACTAAACATTCTAATGACTTACTACGATCGAGCGCTATCTCACATAATAACGAATCCCTACTTTGGCTCTAATTCCACATCTATACAATCTCTACAACTTTTGTCGCTACtgcttttttattttctgaATGTTGGAGATATCTCTAACATATATGAACTCAGAGGTAAGGTTGTTTCTTTTGCACAGCAGCTTAGACTTCATCGTTGCCCTAGTGCTGTTCTTGGTGGAGACGGATGTACTGTCAGCAGGATCCAACAAGGTGAAAGACGTGTTCTATTTTGGGGAGTATATTATTTAGATGTTTTTGCCTCATTACAATTGGGGGTTCCTCGTCTGCTTAAAGATCATGAAATTGAATGCGCGTTGCCGGTTTCTTCGGATAGTGATAGACAAGTAAACCTAGCTGGTCAGATGATATCTTTAGAGGGCAAGATGTCGCCGTTTTCATTGTCTGTCATACGATTCTCAAAAGTACTAGGCAACGTTCTTGACTCCATTTTTAAAAGGGGCATGACAATTTCAATCACTAAAGAAGTTGCTCTGGTTCATGAGAATGCCCTCGACAACTGGAGACATGGATTGCCGGATGGTTTGAGGTTCCAGCTAGATGTTAATGGTACTATAAACATGGATGAATTTAACCAATTGAAACATGAATACTTGAACAACGATAATAGTAAATTCAACAAGGAgaattttatattcatgACATTGTATTTTTTGGCGAAAAGTATGATACATATTCCAGTAGTGGCAGGGAAACCCCCTGTTGACACTTCTGTACAGGAGAAAAACGATCCTGCAATCAGTAGGCAGGCGGACAgatcttcatcctcttaCATTCTATTACAGCAGGCAACTAACACATTTTTAAATGTGTTGACCTCAATGCGGACGGCATATCTTCCTCTGCCAATCAATATATCCCGTGCAAAAACTCGATTCGGCCTGTTTAGCGCCCGTGGATCGCTTGAATATACCAAAGGAGGTGCTCTGTTCCAGGACAACAAATCTTTACTGTTGAATTTGATCAAGGAATTAGAAGTAGACAGGAAACTAGGTATCCCTGGGACAATATCATGGCATAGTCTCAAACTGTTTGATATGGCAATCAACTTAATTTTACAACCACCAAATACAAAACCAGAGAAAGAGGAGAAGTtattacaaaaaaagattagTTATTACAACAAGTTAATTGACCATTCTGTTGGCATGCACGCATCTGTGATTACTTCTGCTGCTATCCAGCACCAAagacagcagcaacagcaacagcagcaacagcaacaacagcaacaactACAttataaagaaaacaaaggTAATGGGGCAAAAAGGAAGCCTGAGATTGGTAGTTCGACTACTACTAACATGTCCCTGAATAAGAGAGTAAAAATGGAAGAACCTAGTGTAAAGATCCCAACCTCGAATGGTCCGCTGTCTGCACTTCATGAAGATGACTCAGAAATGTTAGGTAAATCTCTAAGGTCGAATACCATTGTAAGTGACGTTCCAACAGGtcaaaaaatggaatctGAAATCCCTGTTAGCATGTCCGCAACCAATGCTATTGCCGAAGCTTTTCAACTGGATCCAGTTCTTCATGCGACACCGTTTAGTAGCACAGACCTGACTTCCTTCTTGAACGGTGAAGTTGTTACCAATGCATCGATGTTTGCAGATACGATGCATACTACAGGTATCGGTGGAGGATTAACTGATGTTTCTGGGCATAACGGGTTGCCAAGCAACAATTCGCTGTTAAACATGTCCTCTATAGGGTTTGGAATTGGCAGTGGGCCAAGCCTTGCAAATTTATCGTCCAAAGATGGGTTGTTTAAAGTCCCCAGTAATGGAGATTTCCTCAAGGATTACTACAGTGGAATGTCCTCTGCACAATTAGCCTCACTCTTCGTCAATGGTAACACCGAGAACGCTCTACAGAAACCAACAGACCACAGGCGATACCAACCATCGCAGTCTCAAGGGCAACagcttcatcttcaaccACATCCCGAACCTCAACGGCAGCggcaacaacagcagcagcagcatccAGACCACCAAAGGTATCCCCTTGAAGACGAACCAGGGATCTGCGAACAGTCCAAAATTAGAAcggaaaagaaaaaccaGCAACAAGGATACGGCTTCGTAGTTGATGCCTCTTTGGGTCTAGCTTCGTTGTTGGGATGGTCACCCAAACCAGGCAATGATGACGCGATAATTTTAGGTTCAGACCCCAAAGATGATTCTGAACCAAAACTAAACACAGCAAGATCCTTCACCACGGTGAACAAGCTTGACATGATTCCGACCCTAATGAGCACCACCAAAAGCACAACTACTGCACCCTCGGATGCAGGCCTGCCGTCCTCCATACGCCCAAACCAGAATCCTGCCTCAATCAAGCTCGTCCAGAACCCTTTACCACTTtcaacaagaaaacaatTTGCCCAGGCAGGAAACCCCTCCAGATACCCATTCAGCCCAGACTTGTTACAAGAAGATGGGATGCTAACCATAAACACCAGATCCCCAAGAGGACCTAGGCGATACTGGAACAACACTGCTTCCTCTACAGACCAACCCCAAATTCACAAAAACAATACCCAGCAGCAGTCACAACAGCTCGATGATAACATAAACGACCTATTCAAGTGGCAGAACAGCGGCTGA
- the AEP2 gene encoding Aep2p (similar to Ashbya gossypii ABL119C) gives MSYGRQFVRIIKRVNSSTSNLDANVANGISSDTLQARAMVFHKQYDPVRVERKALKNTLSKSYLYENDKYQMLRSFLDDTKLSGDVHPGGLPACQEMSSEEFSIFFNRLLPTSGSSFSLKEAIPENMVVPLANKLYQFYMAILEREKKTRFTPMELHDLNKFSNWFLNENKLKLARKVLQQILRQTGSEQLPRDHQTLVTYFQLYLGSLASLWPTPKVQSACYDKLVRGSRRPKYVVYNSLPEGIMYDVLQKLLENDDWKHLRSSELDAKILYSLCHYNRMDLFEGFMERAWGIVDHPKKVEKEVPVDISSGTYPGSEVLIAIVTSFSYRNDLEKAVRLVDAFLNKYPQMDLRTEFWEKLFLWTRVMFDRKLDPLGSLQKACWLRMLSWYKSRGESVPYSSYLASCRYEILKQTSNYKDAMAMFPDYMSAVYAKSAAAKHNLTVVRKYQKFVIRELSARGKRDACTQFIEQWRFNEENEKELQDTFQRHWNKYTIRQEKRRSSARNKQLKLQDDDDDDFSLTGVQLW, from the coding sequence atgTCTTATGGTCGTCAATTTGTGCGGATAATAAAGCGAGTCAATAGTTCTACCTCAAACTTAGATGCTAATGTTGCAAATGGCATATCCTCAGATACATTACAAGCTAGAGCGATGGTGTTCCATAAGCAGTATGACCCAGTTCGTGTGGAGAGGAAGGCATTAAAGAACACTTTGAGCAAATCGTATTTATATGAGAATGATAAATATCAAATGCTGCGAAGCTTTTTGGATGATACAAAGCTTAGTGGCGATGTGCACCCAGGAGGTCTGCCTGCCTGTCAAGAGATGTCATCAGAAGAGTTTTCTATCTTCTTTAACAGACTACTACCAACTTCGGGctcatctttttctttgaaagagGCTATTCCTGAAAATATGGTTGTTCCGCTTGCTAACAAGTTGTACCAATTTTATATGGCTATCTTGGAGCGTGAGAAGAAGACAAGATTCACACCAATGGAATTGCATGATCTGAATAAGTTTTCTAATTGGTTTCTTAACGAAAACAAACTAAAGCTAGCTCGTAAAGTTTTGCAGCAGATATTGCGCCAAACAGGAAGTGAACAACTACCACGGGACCATCAAACTCTGGTAACCTACTTCCAGCTGTATCTTGGTTCCTTGGCATCTCTTTGGCCGACTCCAAAAGTCCAATCAGCATGCTACGATAAATTGGTGAGAGGTAGCAGAAGACCAAAGTATGTTGTCTACAACTCTTTGCCAGAAGGTATCATGTATGACGTGCTCCAAAAATTGTTGGAAAATGACGACTGGAAACATCTGCGCAGCAGCGAATTAGATGCTAAGATACTATATTCTTTATGCCATTATAATCGTATGGACCTATTCGAAGGATTTATGGAACGTGCATGGGGCATCGTTGACCATCCTAagaaagttgaaaaagagGTACCTGTTGATATATCCTCAGGAACATACCCGGGTTCTGAAGTCCTAATAGCTATTGTTACATCGTTTTCATACCGTAATGACCTAGAAAAGGCGGTGAGGTTAGTTGATGCATTTcttaataaatatccaCAGATGGATTTGCGCACCGAATTTTGGGAAAAGCTTTTCCTCTGGACCAGAGTGATGTTTGATAGAAAGCTCGACCCATTGGGCAGTTTACAGAAGGCCTGCTGGTTGCGTATGTTAAGCTGGTATAAGAGTCGTGGTGAATCCGTACCGTACAGCTCGTATCTGGCAAGCTGCAGGTACgaaattttgaaacagACGTCCAATTATAAGGATGCTATGGCTATGTTCCCAGATTATATGAGTGCTGTGTACGCCAAGTCTGCTGCCGCTAAACATAATCTAACAGTAGTGCGCaaataccaaaaatttGTGATCAGAGAACTTTCCGCTCGAGGTAAAAGAGACGCCTGTACTCAATTTATCGAACAATGGAGATTTAATGAAGAGAACGAAAAAGAGCTTCAAGACACATTCCAGCGGCACTGGAACAAATACACTATCCGCCAGGAAAAAAGACGCTCATCAGCCAGAAACAAACAGCTCAAACTTCaagatgacgatgacgatgactTCAGTTTAACAGGAGTGCAGCTGTGGTAA
- the GPI12 gene encoding N-acetylglucosaminylphosphatidylinositol deacetylase (similar to Ashbya gossypii ABL120W), with product MFGSFFAVIKLYLVLLAVYCGSYKHLETHNSKVYEYLVGSHGNYTSVTLIIAHPDDEVMFFAPTLLQLDARMAQSVPFRVVCLTDGDADGLGEVRRRELHKALRLLVLERDVEIQMGGFKDGMDEEWKMEVVREELAQVVTDRRPLVLTFDERGVSGHRNHIACAHAAAKLGHHTLHLDSGHNLIRKYSFFFVDLFRLLFGYPMPTVFLSTFSQYLHSLVTMLVAHKSQMVWFRWGWWTASRYVYANEF from the coding sequence ATGTTTGGATCGTTCTTTGCAGTGATTAAGCTATACTTGGTGCTTCTTGCAGTGTACTGTGGGTCGTACAAACACTTGGAAACGCATAACAGCAAGGTTTATGAATATCTTGTGGGAAGCCATGGAAATTACACGTCGGTAACGCTAATTATAGCGCATCCGGATGACGAAGTGATGTTCTTTGCCCCCACCCTTCTTCAGCTAGATGCGCGGATGGCGCAGAGTGTACCGTTTCGAGTTGTGTGTTTGACTGATGGAGACGCGGATGGGTTAGGTGAGGTGCGCCGCAGGGAGTTGCACAAGGCGCTGCGGTTGTTGGTGTTGGAGCGGGATGTAGAGATTCAGATGGGGGGGTTTAAAGATGGGATGGACGAGGAGTGGAAGATGGAGGTTGTGAGGGAGGAGTTAGCGCAGGTTGTGACTGATAGGCGGCCGTTGGTGTTGACTTTTGACGAGCGGGGTGTATCTGGGCATAGGAATCATATTGCTTGTGCGCACGCGGCCGCGAAGTTGGGCCATCACACGTTGCATCTAGACAGTGGGCATAATCTGATACGTAAGTACTCGTTCTTTTTCGTAGACCTATTCCGGTTGTTGTTCGGATATCCGATGCCAACAGTATTTTTGAGTACGTTTTCGCAATACCTCCATTCGCTGGTGACGATGTTGGTCGCACACAAGTCTCAGATGGTGTGGTTTCGTTGGGGCTGGTGGACTGCTAGTAGATATGTGTATGCGAATgaattttga
- the NGL2 gene encoding RNA exonuclease (similar to Ashbya gossypii ABL118W), with translation MMQSPIISDEGGRLVNSMEQVEFKDGVVSTSVNFTDAPDGTEETARSGGQAATESNDQQMAPNITSLNLEFIARPMLPLKVTQTVHKGFSFSLMTYNCLAQSLIRRSLFPTSGRALKWTKRSMVLLKEFKHYNADVLCLQEIDYTQYYSFWMNRLSNLGYGSRFHRMDNKSHGVAIFWKKDLFIWMDQMLINFDNEDSGEIEPRKTTNNVGMILALGFSDKVKQSFPGTVKSGIIVGTSHLFWHPFGTYERTRQCYVILNKMKEFIHRVHLSQNEHHTDLTKWYPFFCGDFNSQPFDAPYLSITSKPVLYSGRAKTVIECSAAYKFPDLGAGARGANEDGGTVGEDRPVDPVPESFQPTAEVSSLVQKMEKLHNSLDMRAISLYAVAYKHVHPDNAGLDNERGEPEISNWAYTWRGLLDYIMYITPWQASNNVEVDSLESFEKLSHITVQEMLRMPPAKEMSSHGQPHDGEYPSDHLAMMCKLEVEM, from the coding sequence ATGATGCAAAGTCCTATAATTAGTGATGAAGGTGGTCGGTTGGTAAATTCAATGGAGCAGGTAGAGTTTAAAGATGGCGTTGTTTCCACTTCTGTAAATTTCACAGATGCCCCAGATGGCACTGAGGAAACAGCAAGATCAGGTGGGCAAGCAGCCACAGAATCGAACGATCAGCAAATGGCACCGAATATTACATCACTTAACCTGGAATTTATCGCGAGGCCTATGCTGCCATTGAAAGTTACGCAAACTGTTCACAAGgggttttccttttcattAATGACATATAACTGCTTGGCACAATCGTTAATAAGACGATCATTATTCCCAACTAGTGGACGTGCACTGAAATGGACAAAACGAAGTATGGTATTGCTCAAAGAGTTTAAGCATTATAACGCAGATGTGCTATGTTTACAGGAGATTGACTATACACAATACTACTCATTTTGGATGAATAGATTATCAAACTTAGGATATGGTTCTAGATTCCACCGCATGGATAATAAGAGTCATGGTGTGGCaattttttggaagaagGATCTGTTCATTTGGATGGATCAAATGCTAATAAATTTCGATAATGAAGACTCAGGCGAAATAGAGCCCAGGAAAACGACTAACAATGTTGGCATGATCCTAGCATTGGGATTTAGTGATAAAGTTAAGCAATCCTTTCCTGGAACTGTGAAGAGTGGAATAATTGTTGGAACTTCCCATTTGTTTTGGCATCCGTTTGGAACGTATGAAAGAACTCGTCAATGCTATGTtatattgaataaaatGAAGGAATTTATTCATAGAGTACACTTATCGCAAAATGAGCATCATACAGATCTCACGAAGTGGTATCCTTTCTTTTGTGGAGACTTCAATTCTCAGCCATTTGACGCACCTTATTTATCTATCACGAGTAAACCAGTCTTATACAGTGGTAGAGCGAAAACAGTAATCGAATGTAGCGCTGCATATAAGTTCCCTGATCTCGGAGCTGGTGCAAGAGGGGCGAATGAAGATGGAGGAACTGTTGGGGAGGATCGGCCCGTTGATCCTGTCCCCGAATCCTTTCAACCTACCGCTGAAGTGTCCAGTTTagttcaaaaaatggaaaagCTACATAACTCCTTAGATATGAGGGCCATCTCGCTATACGCAGTTGCATATAAGCACGTTCACCCTGATAATGCGGGATTGGATAACGAACGTGGAGAACCAGAAATATCCAACTGGGCATATACATGGAGAGGGCTTTTAGATTACATCATGTATATTACCCCATGGCAAGCTTCGAATaatgttgaagttgattcACTagaaagttttgaaaaattatcaCATATTACTGTCCAAGAAATGTTAAGGATGCCACCTGCAAAAGAGATGAGCAGCCATGGCCAGCCACACGACGGCGAATATCCTAGCGATCATCTGGCAATGATGTGTAAATTGGAGGTGGAGATGTAA
- the YKU70 gene encoding ATP-dependent DNA helicase YKU70 (similar to Ashbya gossypii ABL117C), whose translation MSMGDPLTKVQHSKNIKHERRQSIIVCIELSSRVYQSSEISPKAQLAEMLEALLELMKQLAMLLPNSEVCCYVYQCRRLNVKDGIYELLPLEMVNVQKIHKISQLLSDIKNKKMFLKDEIPFEEIDGSPLSSVLAKIQHQLQGKTTDEWKFRNKRIILITANDMPAEYFDAELQKKFKNTINALYDDSFSIVTFFIHSQTRPFNDTFYADLLKPLRRPEDLDKNIQYYDGPNTKPIEIKELKGKLLQKKEGNKFHFKCAFIINKQNDFIISLKGFFAITQEKAGERFKYIYQKGAKPQDAFSHRKFYNANDGEAADSRLTKVFDIGGLNIEFTEEQDQKMINSFSEHETFLELIGFRSVDKVNFYYNNISTSSYVIPDDNVYEGSSKTLSHLYASMTKKGKAAIVWGKLTRIAHPQLFLMVAMDRKNTNQGFYLVRLPFIEEIRRFPQTLQKNRSVNIQEYALMKKITGNIIAFFNLKSSYRAAEFPSPVLKSFYTTLSDKLLQKSLSDQWGMGFKLSNDITLGKVQHLRELINKSSQNMEQPILAKYMKYWNTYYNKEGNNSITNRKKLYQIYSGDPQVQKSMRIRATNAKSVFNL comes from the coding sequence ATGTCCATGGGAGATCCATTAACAAAAGTGCAGCAttcaaagaatataaagCATGAACGTCGTCAGAGCATCATAGTCTGTATTGAATTATCCAGTAGGGTGTATCAGTCCTCAGAAATAAGTCCAAAGGCTCAGCTCGCAGAAATGCTTGAAGCACTGCTTGAATTAATGAAACAGTTAGCTATGTTGCTACCTAATAGCGAAGTATGCTGTTATGTTTATCAATGTAGACGTTTAAATGTTAAGGATGGAATTTACGAGTTGCTCCCTTTGGAAATGGTGAATGTTCAAAAGATTCACAAGATATCACAACTGTTATCTGATATtaagaacaaaaaaatgttCTTGAAAGACGAGATACCATTTGAAGAGATAGATGGTTCCCCACTAAGTTCAGTATTGGCTAAGATTCAACATCAACTCCAAGGGAAGACTACCGACGAATGGAAATTTAGAAACAAGAGGATCATATTAATCACCGCTAATGATATGCCAGcagaatattttgatgCAGAACTGcaaaaaaagtttaaaaatacgATTAATGCTCTGTATGATGATTCCTTTTCCATTGTTACGTTTTTCATTCATTCGCAGACTCGTCCATTTAATGATACTTTCTATGCCGACCTTTTAAAACCACTACGAAGGCCAGAGGATTTAGATAAGAACATTCAGTATTACGATGGGCCAAATACTAAACCAATTGAAATTAAAGAGCTGAAGGGgaagcttcttcaaaaaaaggaagGTAACAAGTTCCACTTTAAATGTGCATTTATCATCAATAAGCAAAATGactttattatttcatTAAAGGGATTTTTCGCCATAACACAAGAAAAAGCAGGTGAAAGATTTAAATACATATACCAGAAAGGTGCAAAGCCACAAGATGCTTTTTCTCATCGGAAGTTTTATAATGCTAATGACGGGGAAGCAGCAGATTCCCGGTTAACCAAAGTTTTCGATATTGGCGGATTAAATATCGAGTTTACTGAGGAGCAGgatcaaaaaatgataaacAGCTTTTCAGAACATGAAACGTTTTTGGAGTTAATTGGTTTCAGATCAGTGGATAAGGttaatttttattataacaACATCTCTACATCATCCTATGTTATTCCGGATGACAATGTGTATGAAggatcttcaaaaactctcTCACATTTATATGCATCTATGactaaaaaaggaaaagcAGCAATTGTTTGGGGCAAATTAACGAGAATTGCTCACCCACAACTATTTTTAATGGTTGCAATGGATAGAAAAAACACCAATCAaggtttttatttggttcGTTTGCcattcattgaagaaattagaCGATTCCCTCAAACACTACAAAAAAATCGAAGCGTAAATATTCAGGAATATGCgttaatgaagaaaataacGGGGAATATTATTGCCTTTTTCAACTTAAAATCAAGTTACAGAGCGGCAGAATTTCCAAGCCCAGTACTGAAAAGTTTCTACACCACCTTATCGGATAAACTTCTACAAAAATCCTTAAGCGATCAGTGGGGTATGGGGTTCAAACTCTCAAACGATATTACCTTGGGAAAAGTGCAGCACCTACGTGAATTAATTAACAAATCCTCGCAAAACATGGAGCAGCCAATACTTGCAAAGTATatgaaatattggaatACGTATTATAACAAGGAGGGCAACAATTCCATAACTAATCGGAAGAAACTCTACCAAATATATTCGGGGGATCCTCAGGTACAAAAGTCGATGAGAATTAGGGCAACCAATGCGAAATCTGTGTTTAATTTGTAG